The Desulfatiglans anilini DSM 4660 genome segment GCCCAACTGACCTCGGAACCCGAGCGCTACGCCGCTTACACGCGTGAATACCTGGGCTGGGGCGTGTTCGCGCTGATGACGCGGTGATTTGGGGGTTGCCGGGCGACTCGAAAAGTGGGGAAAAACCGAGATGGATTCGTCACGAGAGGTACTGGAACGGTTGGCCAAGCGGCCGGTCCTGGCCGAGGGGTGGAATGAGCAGGGAGAGATGCTGAAGTGATCCGACTCAAGATATTCTTTAGATCCATGCAAAAGGAGTTGCAGGAAGGGCCAAACGGTGGCTGTTGCGGACACGCTGCCGTGTGCCGCACAGCCGGGAAAACTGGAGGGAAGACCATAAAGTGAAAATATTGGTGCTGAACGGAAGCCCTCGGCGAAATGGAACGGTCGCTTCACTTCTAAAGGCGGTAACGGAATCCCTATCGGCCGAACATGCTATCGAGTGGATTGATGTATGCAATCTCGACATGAAATTTTGCACAGCCTGCATGGCCTGCCGAGAGAAAGAAAGATGTATTTTGCCTGAAGATGATGCGCACATAGTGGGTAAGAAGATTCAGGATGCTGATGCCTTGGTTATTGGCACGCCGACGCACTGGGGGAATATGTCCGCGCCGCTAAAGCTTCTTTTCGATCGCAATGTGCCGGTATTTATGGGCGAAAGTCCTAGGGGAATGCCAGAACCAAAGCAGAAAGGAAAGCGCGCCGTTGTTGTGACGGCTTGCACGACACCGTGGCCTTTCAATTTCATTTTTCCTGAGAGCAGGGGAGCCCTCCGGGCGGTCAGGGAAGTTTTACACTACGGAGGGTACAACATAGTGGGAAAAATCACAAAACCAGGGACCAAAAAGTCAAATGAGATTTCTCCCTTGTTAGCGGGAAAGGCGCACCGATTGGGAAAAAAACTCATACAGAGATAACTTTCCAAGAAGTAAGCGATCACGGGGTGTGGATTAAAGGGTGGGCTGAGCGATCCAGGCGAGGTCGGGTTCCTGACCCCGGAAGTAGGCGCGCAGGGCATCAACAAGGAGGGGGAAGGTTGTTTTTTTCTGCAGACGGCATGTCTGCCTGAGTGAGAGGGCACGCGCCACCCAGCGATTGCCTTTTTCACTGGATGTACCCTGGCTGGATTTGCGCCACAGCACGGCGAATCGGAGCATCCGCTCAGCATGATTGTTCGTGGGATCCACACCCTGCTCGGAGAGGAACGTCCAAAGGTTTTCGATCTCCCTGCGAAGACGGCGTGCAAATCTGCCGGTATCATCCTTACGCTCCTCATGAAGGGTGATCAAGGGGATCAAACGAGCATAAAAGGCCTGCCACTCTCCGACGGAGGGGGGCGCATTGGCCATATGACATAGTCGTTGGAGTTCATGGGTCGCCCAGAGACCGAAGCGTTTTATGTCCGGGTCTTTCCTTTCGGAGAGTTCCTTGGCCTTGCGGATCAGATGAGCAAGGCAGGTCTGCCGCAGCCCGACCCATTGGCGGTACACGCCGTATCCGTCCGAGACCAGGATGCCGGCCCAGTCCTTGATCAGCGCTTGCAAGGCTTCCTTCGAGCGGTTGGAATGGATCATGAAGAAAGCCGCTGCCGGCCCCGCCATGACCCACAGCCATTGCAGGAGGCCGTTGAGGCCCAACCGAGGCAAGCCACCAGGTGTGTCCGTCCAGGTAGGCCAAGTACTTCAAGTATGCCCCGACGATTCGGGGGCGCCCCAGGTAATGGTACTTGTCGACCAGGTGATCCCACAGGCCTTCATCCGGGATGCGCCGGACCATCTCGATTTTCAAAGAGCCAAACTCGGAGACCGTTCCGTGAATCTCCGAGGTGTCGTAGCTATAGCTGCGTCGAACAGACTTACGGGGCTTCCGATAATTCGTTGTGGACAAAGCAGGAGGGAGGTTGACGACCTTTTTTTCTTCGAGCTTGAGCAGGAGCGCACGGCAGGCCATCCCTTTGAGTTGCCCGTTCGGCTGCCGCCAGTCCCAGTGCTCACACAGCACTCGGGAAATGGCGCTTCGACCGCGTTCCCAATGCCGGGAGATGGTATCGCGGATAAACGAGAGGTCTTCCTCTCTGATCTGACGACTACGAATTTGATACAGGGTCTCTGCTAAGGTGCTGTTCCCTCCTGGCAAAGCACCCTAGAAAAATTTAGCCGCTGACGCCAGGGGAAAATGCATCTCCTGTGATCGGCTACTACGATTTATATATCTTGGATTGCGCTATCAGATATAAATCTCCCTCACTTACTTTAGATCGTTGCCATCTGGAAATGGTCTTTTTGGCCCATCTCGGCGTCAACCTGCACGTTTACTTGTGCGGCGACCTGCAGGTCGCCTCGGCGCAAACGCTTGATTTCCTTGAGATTAACCAAAAATCATCATTTCCGGATTGGAAACTGGGTTCTACCGGGAAATTATTTCCGGATGGATACTAATTGTATTTACATTTTCAAAGTTATATTTTAATGAGTATTTAAAATTCCTTTTCTCCCAAACCTCTTCCCAGGAGGTGCTTATGTTCCCCGTACGTCTCAAACTACCTGTACCTTGCTCCCCGCCGGTTTAGCCATGAGGGAGCGAGTCAAACTAGAAGGACCGGTTAAAATTTGATCAGCGGCAAAACGCCGTTAAATGCACTCAGCTGCTCGCTGCACATATCATAAGCTGATTTTCTTGGCCTTCGCGCCTTTTTGGCTAAATCCATTACGGTTGCGGATTTTGAGAAAATTTGATTTCTTGGATTTACCATCTGGGGACCTTCCTGTTTTTATAGGTTGGCTTCGTAACCCCCATTGTAGCAACCGTTCCCAGATGCTTTCTACCCGTTCTCTCTATTCAGATGCAAAATCCAGGTAATAATAAAACATGACGATACTGATAAGAAAGAATATTTTCTGCTGACAAGACAATCAGCCGCTTCATCATACAAATGATCAACGGAACTCCAATGCCATCGATAGGCAGGGCTGCCAAAGGACCTGGTTTTTTTTCTTAACCTGATGTGATTCAGCGATGGATGTTTTTTCGACATCAGGGCCAATCGTCAGGAGGACGTATGAAAAAGCTCAACACTCTGGTTTGTATTTTCTTTGTCCTTTCTTTCCTTATCGTGGACGCTGCCTGCGCAAAAAGCCTCATTTTGCATAATGCCACTTTCTATACGATGACCGGCAGTTTGGATGTGACCGAAAACATGGAGACGGTCAGTGCCGTTTATATACAAGGCAGCAAAATAAAAGCTGTCGGAGATGATCAGACCATATTGGCAATGCGCAAACCCGGCACGGTGGTCATTAATTTGGAAGGTAAAACAGTTTTCCCGGGGTTTATCGATCCGCACACCCATCTATTCAACGGTGCTCAGCCCTATTTTGATTACAATACCCTTGATCGCGTCCAAGCGATGGCAGTAGAAAACGGTATCACCTCTTTTGGGAACATGTATACCGACCAAGAATGGCTGGATTTCATTTTAGCATACGCCGATAAAGGTCGTGTACGCAATCGTGTATTCCTTTACCTCAATTTCAATCATAGCTGTGGAGATGTTTTCGGAAATTGGTATGAGGCCTATGCTCCCAAGGAAGCGCTTGCGCATAACATCTGGGTCAACGGGATCAAAATTTATGCAGAAAGGTCGGTATGTGATGGTTTTAGTTCACGGCCTGTTTTTTCGGATGATCTGAAGGAGAACTTGCCGGAGGATAGTCTCTATCAAAATAGTCGTCTTCATTTATCTGAAGATGAATTATCAGCCGTTATCCAACGAGCCGATGATTTAGGATACCAAGTTGCCATTCATGCCATGGGAGATCTGGGGATCGAAACCAGTTTGTTGGCCATCGCTTCTGTTCTGGAGGGAAAGCCTAACATTAACCGGCACATGATCCTTCATAACTCCTTTCTCAGAGACGACATGTTCGAGCTGTATGAGAACAGTGACATTGTCGCGCTAATCGAGCCCTTCTCGCGGTGTGAACTGAATACCTACCTCAGAAGAGGGATCGGTGATGATAACATTGCTTATTACAAAAGATGGTATGATCTTTCTCTTAGAGACATCCATATGGCGCTAGACAGCGATTGGCCGTCGTACGGGGAGCAAACCATCAATCCGATGCTCAAAATCCACGCCATGGTTACCGGCAGCAATATTTTCACAGTATACAGCGGTGAATGCGACGAGCCAATCGAGGAACAGACACTAGAGGTTTTGCAGTGCCTGAAGATGATGACTATTGAAGCGGCGTACGCATTGCGAGCGGAAAAAAAGATCGGGAGCATCATGCCAGGAAAATTCGCTGACTTGGTTGTTCTGTCCCAAGACCCTATGATGGTTGATTTGGAAGATATAAAAAATATTAAGGTCCTGATGACTATAATCAATGGAAAAGTCGAATATGGAGAATATGTCAACGGGCGTCTAAAAATGTACCATTTTTGCTCGTCAAAAAGGAGCTGCACGCCGTCAATTTCTGACAGTCATTTACGGCATCCTTAACCTAAGTTCCGGGT includes the following:
- a CDS encoding flavodoxin family protein, with the protein product MKILVLNGSPRRNGTVASLLKAVTESLSAEHAIEWIDVCNLDMKFCTACMACREKERCILPEDDAHIVGKKIQDADALVIGTPTHWGNMSAPLKLLFDRNVPVFMGESPRGMPEPKQKGKRAVVVTACTTPWPFNFIFPESRGALRAVREVLHYGGYNIVGKITKPGTKKSNEISPLLAGKAHRLGKKLIQR
- a CDS encoding IS66 family transposase; this translates as MPRLGLNGLLQWLWVMAGPAAAFFMIHSNRSKEALQALIKDWAGILVSDGYGVYRQWVGLRQTCLAHLIRKAKELSERKDPDIKRFGLWATHELQRLCHMANAPPSVGEWQAFYARLIPLITLHEERKDDTGRFARRLRREIENLWTFLSEQGVDPTNNHAERMLRFAVLWRKSSQGTSSEKGNRWVARALSLRQTCRLQKKTTFPLLVDALRAYFRGQEPDLAWIAQPTL
- a CDS encoding amidohydrolase — protein: MKKLNTLVCIFFVLSFLIVDAACAKSLILHNATFYTMTGSLDVTENMETVSAVYIQGSKIKAVGDDQTILAMRKPGTVVINLEGKTVFPGFIDPHTHLFNGAQPYFDYNTLDRVQAMAVENGITSFGNMYTDQEWLDFILAYADKGRVRNRVFLYLNFNHSCGDVFGNWYEAYAPKEALAHNIWVNGIKIYAERSVCDGFSSRPVFSDDLKENLPEDSLYQNSRLHLSEDELSAVIQRADDLGYQVAIHAMGDLGIETSLLAIASVLEGKPNINRHMILHNSFLRDDMFELYENSDIVALIEPFSRCELNTYLRRGIGDDNIAYYKRWYDLSLRDIHMALDSDWPSYGEQTINPMLKIHAMVTGSNIFTVYSGECDEPIEEQTLEVLQCLKMMTIEAAYALRAEKKIGSIMPGKFADLVVLSQDPMMVDLEDIKNIKVLMTIINGKVEYGEYVNGRLKMYHFCSSKRSCTPSISDSHLRHP